A genome region from Penaeus chinensis breed Huanghai No. 1 chromosome 15, ASM1920278v2, whole genome shotgun sequence includes the following:
- the LOC125032951 gene encoding uncharacterized protein LOC125032951 — MWTKRKFKIIAVFGMIAVYVWLTLLLMTGPKTSVFLRNLEALVHVTNNISSEQPNMEEILLVPPTLSPEEKIKRVEKASRNLPIGFAERSHMKKKMNNSCAHFPSLYDIHYNNMYWQTVTTSNGKFHLYGAYYDNRTLEPDRPVVRFTAIINRVGEFAQTNCQIWFEGLEKPAFSEASRVLVWYKEWGHYNNNDLNPYIITCKIPASHKDLVPQAVSLVERPCDYATNLLKVIYNLPEDGQKEGFAVCVKGSEFYTGDMTVRLIEWLELHFALGANKVFYYDFGMNRRLAKTMEYYTKKGLVEVIRLTLPDDQPNIPGLVYKYLDAKFKYQHEVIPYNDCYYRNIYRYRYTVHADPDEIIIPRNANSWHELMDIIVKKSEKDKVLYTSYSAPHTFYMDEMLPPEGYFKDIPKYMHIMQHAYRSANYTPPGASIKCFHDTERALGIHNHFPIHCLGGQYNCRSYFISPEDAQMQHYRKTCQGFVQNCYETYKKNTVLDPTAWKFKDEVIARMNRTLTALNYFINSPL; from the exons ATGTGGACAAAACGAAAGTTCAAAATTATCGCCGTCTTCGGTATGATCGCCGTTTACGTTTGGCT AACTTTGCTGCTGATGACCGGGCCAAAGACGTCAGTCTTCCTTCGTAATCTGGAAGCTCTGGTCCACGTCACCAACAATATTTCTTCGGAACAGCCTAACATGGAAGAAATTCTCCTCGTTCCGCCCACTCTGTCTCCCGAGGAAAAGATCAAGAGAGTCGAGAAGGCGAGTAGAAATCTCCCAATAGGATTCGCGGAGCGCAGtcacatgaagaagaagatgaacaacTCCTGTGCTCACTTCCCATCACTATACGACATCCACTATAACAACATGTACTGGCAGACCGTGACAACATCTAATGGGAAATTCCACTTGTATGGCGCCTACTACGACAACCGCACTTTGGAGCCTGACAGACCGGTTGTGCGCTTTACAGCCATTATCAACCGCGTTGGGGAGTTTGCCCAGACCAACTGTCAGATCTGGTTCGAAGGCTTGGAGAAACCTGCTTTTAGCGAGGCTTCACGTGTTCTCGTTTGGTACAAGGAATGGGGacattataacaacaacgaccTAAATCCATATATTATTACCTGTAAGATCCCAGCCTCTCACAAAGACCTGGTTCCTCAGGCTGTGTCCCTGGTAGAGAGGCCTTGTGACTACGCGACCAATCTCTTGAAAGTTATCTACAACCTCCCAGAGGACGGGCAGAAGGAAGGCTTTGCCGTGTGTGTCAAAGGATCAGAATTTTACACCGGAGACATGACGGTGCGCCTAATAGAGTGGCTCGAGCTGCACTTCGCCCTGGGAGCCAACAAGGTCTTCTACTATGATTTTGGCATGAACCGCAGGCTGGCCAAGACGATGGAATACTACACCAAGAAAGGTTTGGTTGAGGTCATCCGATTGACTCTGCCTGACGATCAGCCCAACATCCCTGGCCTTGTTTACAAATACCTGGACGCAAAGTTCAAATACCAACATGAAGTTATTCCCTACAACGACTGCTATTATAGAAACATTTACAGGTACAGATACACAGTGCACGCTGACCCTGACGAAATTATCATACCTCGCAACGCTAACTCGTGGCATGAACTCATGGACATTATCGTAAAAAAGTCCGAAAAGGATAAAGTACTTTACACCTCCTACTCCGCCCCTCACACCTTTTATATGGATGAAATGCTCCCTCCTGAAGGCTATTTCAAAGATATACCCAAGTACATGCACATCATGCAACACGCTTATCGCTCTGCCAACTACACCCCCCCGGGAGCGAGCATCAAGTGCTTCCACGACACCGAGAGGGCGCTGGGAATTCACAACCACTTTCCAATCCACTGCCTCGGCGGGCAATACAACTGTCGCTCCTACTTCATCAGTCCCGAAGATGCCCAGATGCAACACTACCGAAAAACGTGCCAAGGTTTCGTCCAGAATTGCTATGAAACGTACAAAAAGAACACAGTTCTTGACCCTACAGCATGGAAATTCAAGGATGAAGTGATAGCAAGAATGAACAGAACCCTAACAGCTTTGAATTACTTCATAAACTCTCCATTATAA
- the LOC125032737 gene encoding phosphatidylinositol 4,5-bisphosphate 5-phosphatase A-like has translation MDTISMCCVTWNVETGWPEQDLHNLLGIRKDPIIKRESDDLLPDIYVVSLQEVKSQPQNVVMDALFEEPWTLAFREVVGPHDYVKISTERLQGLVTTIYVKRKHVHHIRDIHTSVTRTGFGGLWGNKGAASIRFTLYGCSVCVVNCHLAAHDNGYKERVENFNAIIDYSTFPVPETSNILFHDYVFWMGDLNFRFESHLTGEEIVQLIKASDWGSLMEVDELIKAQKSGDAFSMLKEERLSFPPTYKYKEGTSTYDLARRPAWTDRILHQVHVDAYENVKLGVEQSSYTHSASYTQSDHKPVKANFRIKVFANHEERCVRFTCIGTWLVGEGGPVKFTIDSGC, from the exons ATGGACACGATAAG CATGTGCTGCGTGACTTGGAATGTGGAGACAGGATGGCCAGAGCAAGACTTGCATAATCTTCTGGGAATACGGAAAGATCCAATTATAAAGCGCGAATCAGATGACCTGTTGCCAGATATATATGTAGTGAG TTTGCAGGAGGTGAAGTCCCAGCCACAAAATGTAGTGATGGATGCTTTGTTTGAGGAGCCTTGGACTCTTGCCTTCCGAGAAGTCGTGGGACCCCATGACTATGTGAAGATCAGCACTGAGCGTCTTCAGGGATTAGTCACGACCATCTATGTCAAGCGGAAACATGTGCACCACATACGTGACATTCATACCTCTGTCACTAGAACTGGATTTGGTGGGTTATGG GGAAACAAAGGAGCTGCAAGTATTAGGTTCACTCTATATGGCTGTTCTGTATGTGTTGTCAACTGTCATTTGGCGGCACACGACAATGGCTACAAGGAGCGAGTCGAAAATTTCAACGCAATTATCGATTACTCCACCTTCCCAGTACCAGAAACTAGCAACATTCTTTTCCACGA CTATGTCTTCTGGATGGGTGACCTGAACTTCCGGTTTGAAAGCCACTTAACAGGGGAAGAAATTGTCCAACTAATAAAAGCCAGTGACTGGGGAAGCCTAATGGAAGTAGATGAGCTAATTAAGGCTCAGAAAAGTGGAGATGCCTTTTCAATGTTAAAGGAAGAAAGGTTATCCTTCCCACCAACTTACAAATATAAAGAAGGAACTTCCACGTATGATTTAGC GAGAAGACCCGCCTGGACAGACCGGATCCTCCACCAGGTCCATGTGGATGCCTACGAAAATGTGAAACTTGGAGTGGAGCAGTCCTCTTATACTCACTCTGCCTCCTATACTCAGTCAGATCATAAACCAGTCAAAGCTAATTTTAGGATCAAG GTATTTGCCAACCATGAAGAAAGGTGTGTACGATTCACCTGCATAGGAACATGGTTGGTAGGTGAAGGTGGCCCAGTGAAGTTCACTATAGACTCAGGATGTTGA